A region of Desulfocurvibacter africanus subsp. africanus DSM 2603 DNA encodes the following proteins:
- a CDS encoding ATP-binding protein, producing MNKVLRKIIQIDEEKCDGCGNCIPSCAEGALAIVDGKARIVKDLYCDGLGACLGHCPQDALKVIEREAEEFDEEAAMEHVRRTAEAEKAGARTVAQGCPGGKVEVFEKPAAKPELQTMAQATPQAMPQAMPKTMGCGCSGSMIQDFSREKPVPVEPGEQSGGCPCSGGKFARKPVAKAEPRQEPAQSELTHWPVQLRLIPPHAPFLKGADLLMAADCVPAAYPSFHEELLKGRKVLIGCPKFDDAQDYVQRLAAIFREARPRSLTIARMEVPCCGTLTQIVDAALRVSGVDVPVKEMVITRQGKAVEQDRLAAKF from the coding sequence ATGAACAAGGTGCTGCGCAAGATAATCCAGATCGACGAGGAAAAGTGCGATGGCTGCGGCAACTGCATCCCGTCCTGCGCCGAGGGCGCGCTGGCCATCGTGGACGGCAAGGCCCGCATCGTGAAGGATTTGTACTGCGACGGCCTGGGTGCCTGCCTGGGGCATTGCCCGCAGGATGCCCTCAAGGTAATCGAGCGCGAGGCCGAGGAGTTCGACGAGGAGGCCGCCATGGAGCACGTGCGCCGCACGGCCGAGGCCGAGAAGGCCGGGGCCAGGACGGTCGCCCAGGGTTGCCCCGGCGGCAAGGTCGAGGTCTTCGAGAAGCCCGCGGCCAAGCCTGAACTCCAGACCATGGCCCAAGCCACGCCCCAAGCTATGCCCCAAGCTATGCCAAAGACCATGGGTTGCGGCTGCTCCGGCAGCATGATCCAGGACTTCAGCCGTGAGAAGCCGGTTCCGGTCGAGCCCGGCGAGCAGTCCGGCGGCTGCCCGTGCAGCGGCGGAAAGTTCGCGCGCAAGCCGGTCGCCAAGGCCGAGCCGCGCCAAGAGCCGGCTCAGTCGGAGCTGACCCACTGGCCCGTGCAGTTGCGGCTCATCCCGCCCCACGCTCCGTTCCTCAAGGGCGCGGATCTGCTCATGGCCGCCGACTGCGTGCCGGCCGCCTACCCGAGCTTCCACGAGGAGTTGCTCAAGGGCCGCAAGGTGCTTATCGGCTGCCCCAAGTTTGACGATGCCCAGGATTACGTGCAGCGTCTGGCCGCCATCTTCCGCGAGGCCCGGCCCCGCAGCCTGACCATCGCGCGCATGGAGGTGCCTTGCTGCGGCACGCTGACTCAGATCGTGGATGCCGCCTTGCGTGTGTCGGGTGTTGACGTTCCGGTGAAAGAAATGGTTATTACGAGGCAAGGTAAAGCCGTGGAGCAGGACAGGCTCGCGGCGAAGTTTTAG
- a CDS encoding ferredoxin — protein MARKFYVDQDECIACESCVEIAPGAFAMDPEIEKAYVKDVEGASQEEVEEAMDTCPVQCIHWEDE, from the coding sequence ATGGCTCGCAAGTTCTATGTAGACCAGGACGAATGCATTGCCTGCGAATCCTGCGTGGAGATCGCACCGGGCGCCTTTGCCATGGACCCGGAGATTGAGAAGGCCTATGTCAAGGACGTGGAGGGCGCCAGCCAGGAAGAAGTCGAGGAGGCCATGGATACCTGCCCTGTGCAGTGCATCCATTGGGAGGACGAGTAG
- a CDS encoding transposase translates to MEAVLHANASEAKCAPERITRASATSFFRALRGIDAVSCPRCGQSGAYALRDGRFRCRGCRYTFHEYAGTWLDRVKLPPEYWLTLLRYFAEGLPVEDMAQRLGLSYATAYKACHTVRLAILAANSDEAALLLDERGEAISFCPNVSTEDVQMHCVQCRSPVFHVTRDNGQVRVRLFALAKARDVFSMDLPLKCWRTLLYTGPFRGHEGLIFSCCKRARGAFGHRFVGQALPLDRAGGFMEIAETWMARYHCLSPQTYYLYLKEIELRCNCRDQGLLSILARMLMAPVSNSRD, encoded by the coding sequence ATGGAGGCAGTCCTACACGCAAATGCATCCGAGGCGAAATGCGCCCCGGAACGCATCACGAGAGCATCGGCAACGTCCTTCTTTCGCGCCCTGCGCGGGATAGATGCCGTATCTTGCCCGCGTTGCGGCCAGTCGGGCGCGTACGCGCTGCGCGACGGCCGCTTTCGTTGCCGGGGCTGCCGCTACACCTTCCATGAGTACGCCGGAACCTGGCTGGACCGGGTCAAGCTGCCGCCCGAGTACTGGCTCACGCTATTACGCTACTTCGCCGAGGGCCTGCCCGTGGAGGACATGGCCCAACGCCTGGGCCTGAGCTACGCCACGGCTTACAAGGCCTGCCACACCGTGCGCCTGGCCATTCTCGCCGCAAATTCCGATGAGGCGGCGCTGCTTCTGGACGAGCGCGGCGAGGCCATCTCCTTCTGTCCCAACGTGAGTACCGAGGACGTGCAGATGCACTGCGTGCAGTGCCGTTCGCCCGTATTCCATGTCACCCGGGACAACGGCCAAGTGCGCGTGCGTCTGTTCGCCCTGGCCAAGGCCAGGGACGTTTTCAGCATGGACCTGCCCCTCAAGTGCTGGCGGACACTGCTCTATACCGGACCTTTTCGCGGCCATGAGGGCCTGATCTTTTCCTGCTGCAAGCGTGCTCGGGGCGCTTTCGGGCACAGGTTCGTAGGCCAAGCCTTGCCCCTTGATCGTGCCGGCGGATTCATGGAAATCGCCGAAACCTGGATGGCCCGTTACCACTGCCTATCGCCACAGACCTACTATCTTTACCTCAAGGAGATCGAGCTGCGCTGCAACTGCCGGGACCAGGGCCTGCTGTCCATCCTGGCGCGCATGCTTATGGCTCCGGTGTCAAATTCTAGAGACTGA
- the nrfH gene encoding cytochrome c nitrite reductase small subunit: MALKGFLKLKYLLVAGVVLAALGLFLAFGPPHLMAKTETPEFCASCHVMQSEYEAWSHQGAHRREQCVSCHLPHDNVAWYYTWKSIDGMKDVLFFYSGNVPERIEISEHGQEFVQDNCIRCHAATVDRMMNKDRKCWDCHRQLQHKLTGPRMTL, encoded by the coding sequence ATGGCATTGAAGGGTTTCTTGAAGCTGAAGTATCTGCTCGTCGCAGGCGTGGTCCTGGCCGCCTTGGGACTGTTCCTGGCTTTCGGGCCGCCGCATTTAATGGCCAAGACCGAGACGCCGGAGTTCTGCGCGTCATGCCACGTCATGCAGTCGGAGTACGAGGCCTGGTCGCATCAGGGCGCGCACCGCCGCGAGCAGTGCGTGAGCTGTCATCTGCCGCACGACAATGTGGCCTGGTACTACACCTGGAAATCCATCGACGGCATGAAGGACGTGCTGTTCTTCTATTCCGGAAATGTCCCGGAGCGCATCGAGATTTCCGAACACGGCCAGGAATTCGTGCAGGACAACTGCATCCGCTGCCATGCCGCGACCGTGGACAGGATGATGAACAAGGACCGCAAGTGCTGGGATTGCCATCGTCAGCTGCAACACAAGCTGACCGGTCCCAGGATGACGTTGTAG
- a CDS encoding ammonia-forming cytochrome c nitrite reductase subunit c552: MIVRKKRELLGLGALFVVLAAFWACAPDEPQMVQPVQIPDGTVDPEVWGKAYPVEYNLWKQTEEPTPPGKSKYKMGFDADNITYDKLSMYPYMALLFNGWGFGIEYNEPRGHANMLKDQLEIDAKRVGAGGVCLTCKTPYAPKLEQEMGLDYYMKPFKEVVAQIPEKNRELGVACIDCHNNQDMTLQISRGFTLVKAMDAMGTSPQKLSHQEMRSAVCAQCHVTYNITKTPEGKSDGIYFPWQTSKWGNISVENIIQKIRSDPNNKEWTQKVTGFKMAFMRHPEFELFSNQSTHWQAGASCADCHMPYTKVGVYKVSDHRVMSPLKADLRACGQCHAESTDWLKQRVINIQDRTISLMLRAGYGTATAAKLFEAAHNAQKQGTKFDQALYDQAKEFYEQAFYRQLFIGAENSVGFHNPAETLRILGDSVAFAGKSEGLLRQMLAQGGVQVPATIDLELAKYVDERGEKKLMGKPEQEIKDPFGIQSAFH, encoded by the coding sequence ATGATAGTCAGGAAGAAGAGGGAATTGCTTGGGCTTGGCGCTCTGTTCGTCGTGCTCGCGGCGTTCTGGGCCTGCGCGCCGGATGAGCCGCAAATGGTGCAGCCCGTGCAGATACCCGACGGCACGGTCGACCCCGAGGTCTGGGGCAAGGCCTATCCGGTGGAGTACAACCTCTGGAAGCAGACCGAGGAGCCCACGCCTCCGGGCAAGAGCAAGTACAAGATGGGCTTCGACGCCGACAACATCACCTACGACAAGCTGTCCATGTACCCGTACATGGCCCTGCTGTTCAACGGCTGGGGCTTCGGCATCGAATATAACGAACCCCGCGGCCACGCCAATATGCTCAAGGACCAGCTGGAGATCGACGCCAAGCGTGTCGGAGCTGGCGGCGTATGCCTGACCTGCAAGACGCCCTACGCGCCCAAGCTGGAGCAGGAAATGGGCCTTGATTACTACATGAAGCCCTTCAAGGAGGTCGTGGCCCAGATCCCCGAGAAGAACCGTGAACTGGGCGTGGCATGTATCGACTGCCACAACAACCAGGACATGACGTTGCAGATCTCGCGGGGCTTCACCCTGGTCAAGGCCATGGATGCCATGGGCACGAGCCCGCAGAAGCTCTCGCACCAGGAGATGCGCTCGGCCGTGTGCGCCCAGTGCCATGTGACTTACAACATCACCAAGACGCCCGAGGGCAAGTCCGACGGCATCTACTTCCCCTGGCAGACGAGCAAATGGGGCAATATCAGCGTCGAGAACATCATCCAGAAGATTCGCAGCGACCCGAACAACAAGGAGTGGACCCAGAAGGTCACGGGCTTCAAGATGGCCTTCATGCGCCACCCCGAGTTCGAGCTCTTCTCCAACCAGAGCACTCACTGGCAGGCCGGCGCTTCCTGCGCCGACTGCCACATGCCCTACACCAAGGTCGGCGTGTACAAGGTCTCGGACCACCGCGTCATGAGCCCGCTCAAGGCTGACCTACGTGCTTGCGGCCAGTGCCACGCGGAGAGCACCGATTGGCTCAAGCAGCGCGTCATCAACATCCAGGACCGCACAATCTCGCTAATGCTCCGCGCCGGCTACGGCACGGCCACGGCGGCCAAGCTCTTCGAAGCGGCCCACAATGCCCAGAAGCAGGGCACGAAGTTCGACCAGGCGCTCTATGACCAGGCCAAGGAGTTCTACGAGCAGGCCTTCTATCGCCAGCTTTTCATCGGCGCCGAGAACTCCGTGGGCTTCCACAACCCCGCCGAGACTCTGCGCATCCTGGGCGACTCCGTGGCCTTCGCTGGCAAGTCCGAAGGTCTGTTGCGCCAGATGCTCGCCCAGGGCGGCGTGCAGGTGCCCGCGACCATCGACCTGGAGCTGGCCAAGTACGTGGATGAACGCGGCGAGAAGAAGCTCATGGGCAAACCCGAGCAGGAGATCAAGGATCCCTTCGGCATCCAGTCCGCCTTCCATTAA